The sequence TCAGGTCTTCCCTTCCCATCAGGGCCATTTCAATCGGCCTCTTCTCAACGGGCGTCAGGTAAAGCTTTTTCAAATGTTCGTATGGGCCGATGAGTTTCAGCATGTCCTGCTCCCTGAAGTCTTTTTCCCAATTGCCGATTATCGCGTTCCATACCTGCACGATGGCGCCCGCCTGGACTTCAGTGATGTTTTCAACCTTCAGTTCGGGCTTGGAAACTTTGTAGTTTTCGATGAACGACTGCATGTGGGGAACAAGGGCGATGAATGGGGGCCCGCACCGCTCGCAATATCTTTTTATCCGCTCGTCGGTATGGCATTGGGTGCATATTCTTTTCGCCATGGCATAGGCTTCCGCCGGCTCATACGGAACAACACCGCTGGCCTTGGCTTCGCTGATGACGTATTGCCCCACGGGATTCGGAATATACAGTACACCCGCGGAGGCGATGCAGATAACGGCTAGAATGATCACCACTACTGTCAGTTTCTTTTTCATTTCATCCCTCTTTCACTTATCAAGTGCAACAGCCTGCACAGTTCAGAATACACTTTTTGTGCCATTTTCAAATTCCCAATGGCCTATTGATGATCGAGAACTCATCTCCTGAGTTTATCCGCAGGCTTTTCCGTCCAAAATCATATGCAAATTATACATCCACTAACCCTTTAAGGGAAGGGATTGTGGATATAAATTATTGCTAAAGCTGTGATATTCAAGGCGATACTTTAATTCAGCCCATTGACGGATACCGATATGGCCCGGTATTCTCACGGCCTCAGGGTTTGTTCATGAACTTTGAAAAAGGCATTTTCGACATGGCTTCTTCGATAGCCTCTTCGGTGATCATTTTGTAGCCGTGCTCTCGCGCGTATTTTTCAACCGCGTCCTTAGCCATTGGCCTGAAAGGGGAGGGAGCCTTCTGCAGCCGTTGTCGCGCCCCTTCGGTCCAACCCATCGTGGTGGAGTCGTCGGTAAAATATGACTTGAATTTCTGGATGATCCCCTCGTTCTTTCCTTTGCGGCTGTTGAGGAAATCGACGATGCCGTTTATCGTCTCCATTTTGCCGGGGACTTTGGCGAATTTTTCCTTGGCGGTCTCCCACGATTTCATATCGATGTCTTCGTAGCCGAACTTCTGCATCCGCTTGGTGACCAGCATCATCGATTCATCCCTGATCTCGCTGAGAAATTCGGTGGTGATCCTCGTTTTGCCCCGTTCTTTTGCCCGTTTTTGCATCAGCTTGAAGATGCCGGGGCGGACGAAATCGGGGGCGTTCAGCGGCCGCTGCTTGGCGTCGTCGTCCCACGGGATGCCGCCGTCTTCTTCGTCCACCTTTGGTTTCTCCGTTGCGGGGATGCGCGCCCTTCCGAACCGGTCGGCGGGGGCGGCCGCCTTAAGAACTTCCGCCGTGATTTCTTTTATGTTCCGCTCTTTGGCGTATTTTTCCGTGGCCAGCCGCACGATGGACTGGGCGAAGACCGGAATTTTACGCAGGAAGTTGTCGGCCTCCACGGACCATGGGATGGTGCTTTCAGAGCCGCCGCCGAATTTGGCGAACGTATCGATGCTGGTGATCGCCTCTTCCTGTGTTTCCGGCTCGTACACGCACCAGTTGTCCTCGCCCATGTCGTTGCCGCTGGTGGCGAAGGCGCGCGCGCGGCAGCCGCCGCAGATGAGGCGGTATTTGCAAAGTCCGCACTTCCCTTCGTATACCGGGGCGCGGTACTTGGCGAACACCGGGGAATCATTCCAGATATCCGTGAATGTTTTTGACGAAATATCCCCCGCGGATACGTCCATGTAAGGGCATGGCGTGACGTTGCCCGCCGGGTCTATCCGGCAATACTGCGTTCCCGCCCTGCACGCGGCGATGTAGGTGGAGAGCAGCGGGTGTTCAGGATTCTGCTGGTGCAGTATCCGCTTGAAGTGCGGCGCGCATTTCGGCCGAACCATCATGCCCGGATAGTTGTTTTGGACGGAGGTGGCCCAGCGGAGGGTTTCTTCGTACGCCTCCGGCGTTATGTCGGTCATCTTCTGGCCCCGTCCGGTGCAGACGAGGAAGAAAATGTTGAACGCCGCCGCTCCGATTTTGTGCGCCCAATCGGCGATGGCGGGGAGTTCGTGGACATTGCCCAAGGTGGGGGTGGTCTGCACCTGTATCTCAAGCCCCGCCTCGCGCGCTGCGGTGAGGCCGGCGATGGAATCCTTCAGCGAACCGGCCCTGCCCCTGAACAGGTCGTGGCTCTTTTCATCAAGCGAGTCGATACTTATCCCGACGCCGGAAACACCGGCATCCTTGAGCTTTTGGGCGGTCTTTGGGGTGAGCAGCGTGCCATTGGTTCCCAAAACAACCACGAACCCGTGGCTTGCCGCTTTGGCGCAAATCTCGAAGATGTCGGGGCGGGCAAGCGGCTCGCCGCCGGTGAATATAAGAACCGCTCCGCTGTTGATTTTCGCTATTTCGGCGAGGGTCTCGAATATTTTATCCGCCGCAAGTTCTTCCGGCACGCCTTGCTGGCGCATCCCCGCGTCGATGTAGCAGTGTTCGCACGCGAGGTTGCAACGGGAAGTGATGTTCCACGAGATGACGAATGGGACAAAGCTCACGGCGCTACATTCCCATCTTTTTTCTGGCTTCGAGCATCATCTCCAGGGTTATCTTTGTTTTTCCATCCTTGTGGGCGTTGGTTTCCATGTGCCCCCTGACCAGGTTCCGCACGAATCCCGGCACCCGGTTGAGCATCTCAAGCGCTTCGGCGGTCCACTCGACCTCGGCCCGTTTCTCTTCCACCGGTTCAGGCTTGGCCTTCCTGCTGACCAGGAGGACGTTGCAGGGGGCGTTTCTAAAGAGGAATTCCGAGTTGGAACCGATGTCGAGCCCATCATCGCAGTGAACCCCCACCTTGCCCAGCAGAAGGAGCGCGATGTCCTTGCCGGTGAGCCAGTTGAGGATGGCGTCAAAGGGTTTGCCGGGGAGAACTTCCGACTTTACGGAGTTGCCGTTGGTAAGCCCTTCGCGCGTGGCCATCTCCATGGCGCAGTTGAGGTGGTCGCGGTAGATTTTTTCCAGGCCGGAATCGATGATCTCCTCGTGCAGTTTCTCCTGCTCCTTGAAGCGGAATACCTTGCCCGCCTCTTCGGAAAGAACCTTGGTGATATTGTTGAATACGCGGTAGTGAAATTCGGGATCGAAAACGGCGAGGGCCGTTACTTTGCAGTCGAACCGTTTTGAA comes from Nitrospinota bacterium and encodes:
- a CDS encoding radical SAM protein, which codes for MSFVPFVISWNITSRCNLACEHCYIDAGMRQQGVPEELAADKIFETLAEIAKINSGAVLIFTGGEPLARPDIFEICAKAASHGFVVVLGTNGTLLTPKTAQKLKDAGVSGVGISIDSLDEKSHDLFRGRAGSLKDSIAGLTAAREAGLEIQVQTTPTLGNVHELPAIADWAHKIGAAAFNIFFLVCTGRGQKMTDITPEAYEETLRWATSVQNNYPGMMVRPKCAPHFKRILHQQNPEHPLLSTYIAACRAGTQYCRIDPAGNVTPCPYMDVSAGDISSKTFTDIWNDSPVFAKYRAPVYEGKCGLCKYRLICGGCRARAFATSGNDMGEDNWCVYEPETQEEAITSIDTFAKFGGGSESTIPWSVEADNFLRKIPVFAQSIVRLATEKYAKERNIKEITAEVLKAAAPADRFGRARIPATEKPKVDEEDGGIPWDDDAKQRPLNAPDFVRPGIFKLMQKRAKERGKTRITTEFLSEIRDESMMLVTKRMQKFGYEDIDMKSWETAKEKFAKVPGKMETINGIVDFLNSRKGKNEGIIQKFKSYFTDDSTTMGWTEGARQRLQKAPSPFRPMAKDAVEKYAREHGYKMITEEAIEEAMSKMPFSKFMNKP
- a CDS encoding universal stress protein, translated to MYKDILTLLDNSDYSLWGLDRAIEIANQFGSTVYGTHSYAARLHEERFIQMEPGLPARYQEPDEMMRQRQIHGELIEKGLGIISDSYLDVFQERCDEKGVPNKRRVMEGKNYSSLVKEIETNSYELVTLGIRGQGEVKSSQVGSVCERVTRRVNTDVLIAKNNLPLKGGHIVVGIDGSPQSYAAMQTAIDFSKRFDCKVTALAVFDPEFHYRVFNNITKVLSEEAGKVFRFKEQEKLHEEIIDSGLEKIYRDHLNCAMEMATREGLTNGNSVKSEVLPGKPFDAILNWLTGKDIALLLLGKVGVHCDDGLDIGSNSEFLFRNAPCNVLLVSRKAKPEPVEEKRAEVEWTAEALEMLNRVPGFVRNLVRGHMETNAHKDGKTKITLEMMLEARKKMGM